The proteins below are encoded in one region of Paraburkholderia phenazinium:
- a CDS encoding DUF1634 domain-containing protein, translating into MSNRLPASATASPATFASVMTPLERWLAALLKSGTWIASLTIAAGLLLLLPDVHTALHRSALPPGMPLVTAGIALFILLPVLRLILMLGVFLQQRDYRYSAITVLVLLIVAAGCAVGAHWA; encoded by the coding sequence ATGAGCAACCGTTTGCCGGCTTCGGCCACGGCCTCCCCTGCGACCTTCGCCTCGGTGATGACACCGCTCGAGCGCTGGCTCGCCGCGTTGCTAAAAAGCGGCACGTGGATAGCGTCTCTCACGATCGCCGCGGGTTTGCTTCTGCTGTTGCCGGATGTCCACACCGCATTGCATCGGTCGGCGCTGCCGCCAGGCATGCCGCTCGTCACTGCCGGCATTGCGCTGTTTATTCTCCTGCCCGTGCTGCGCCTGATCCTGATGCTCGGCGTGTTTCTGCAGCAACGCGACTATCGCTACAGCGCAATTACCGTGCTAGTTCTGCTGATCGTGGCGGCGGGCTGCGCGGTCGGCGCACATTGGGCGTAG